In a genomic window of Rhododendron vialii isolate Sample 1 chromosome 12a, ASM3025357v1:
- the LOC131311455 gene encoding probable polyamine transporter At3g13620 — MGTAGSTHQPQSLLNEQGEQHLLPKATKPPTKLSLLPLIFLIYFEVAGGPYGEEPAVAAAGPLLSLLGFLIFPFIWSIPEALITAELSTAFPGNGGFVIWAHKAFGPFCGSLLATWKLLTGIFNLASYPVLCVDYLQLVFPFFSSGVPRYLAILFSTLFLSFLNYTGLTIVGYTAVCLGLVSLSPFVALTLFSIPKINPIRWVSLGEKEKDWALFFNTLFWNLNFWDSASTLAGEVENPQKTYPKALFSAGIFTCLAYLIPLMAATGAVPLDQEDWVNGYFADVGEMVAGKWLKYWIEIGAVLSVIGLFEAQLSSCAYQILGMADLAVLPRCFGVRSKWFNTPWVGILVPTLVALAVSYLGFEDIISSVNFLYSLGMLLEFASFLWLRRKMPEVKRPYKVPLPFSGLVIMCLVPSGFLVYIMAVASKAVCLVSALLTLVGIAWYFIMKFCKSKAWIEFSSGGEKDGDED, encoded by the coding sequence ATGGGAACTGCTGGATCTACCCATCAACCCCAATCTCTCCTCAACGAACAAGGAGAACAACATCTACTCCCAAAAGCCACCAAACCCCCCACCAAactctccctcctccccctAATCTTCCTCATCTATTTCGAGGTGGCCGGCGGCCCCTACGGCGAAGAACCCGCCGTAGCCGCCGCCGGCcccctcctctccctcctcggcTTCCTCATCTTCCCCTTCATCTGGAGCATCCCAGAAGCCCTCATCACCGCCGAGCTCTCCACCGCCTTCCCCGGCAACGGCGGCTTCGTCATCTGGGCCCACAAAGCATTCGGACCCTTCTGCGGGTCCCTCCTCGCCACGTGGAAACTACTCACGGGCATCTTCAATCTAGCCTCCTACCCAGTCCTCTGTGTCGACTATCTCCAGTTGGTCTTCCCTTTTTTCTCCTCGGGTGTGCCTAGATATCTAGCTATCCTGTTCTCAACTCTGTTCCTGTCATTCTTGAATTACACTGGGTTGACCATAGTTGGGTACACTGCAGTGTGTTTGGGACTTGTTTCGCTTTCCCCATTTGTAGCATTGACATTGTTTTCAATTCCTAAGATTAACCCTATCAGGTGGGTTAGCTTGGGTGAGAAAGAAAAGGACTGGGCTTTGTTTTTCAACACACTCTTTTGGAACCTAAACTTTTGGGACAGTGCTAGTACATTAGCTGGTGAAGTggaaaacccacaaaaaacATACCCAAAGGCATTGTTTTCAGCCGGGATTTTCACTTGTTTGGCATACTTGATTCCTCTAATGGCTGCAACTGGGGCTGTACCTCTAGATCAAGAGGATTGGGTTAATGGGTATTTCGCGGATGTCGGCGAAATGGTTGCGGGGAAGTGGTTGAAGTACTGGATCGAGATCGGTGCGGTTTTATCTGTCATTGGGCTGTTTGAGGCTCAACTGAGTAGTTGTGCTTATCAAATTCTTGGTATGGCTGATTTAGCTGTTTTGCCTCGGTGTTTCGGGGTACGGTCCAAGTGGTTCAACACACCTTGGGTTGGGATTCTGGTACCAACATTGGTGGCATTGGCAGTTTCTTATCTGGGTTTTGAAGACATTATATCTTCGGTGAATTTCTTGTACAGTTTGGGGATGTTGTTGGAATTCGCATCGTTTCTTTGGCTGAGGAGGAAGATGCCGGAGGTGAAGAGGCCTTATAAGGTTCCGTTGCCGTTTTCCGGGctggtgatcatgtgcttggTACCATCTGGGTTTCTGGTTTATATTATGGCTGTTGCTAGTAAGGCTGTGTGTTTGGTGAGTGCATTGTTGACTCTGGTTGGGATTGCTTGGTACTTTATTATGAAGTTTTGCAAGTCAAAGGCTTGGATTGAGTTCAGTAGTGGTGGAGAAAAGGATGGAGATGAAGATTAG
- the LOC131310657 gene encoding uncharacterized protein LOC131310657, translating into MDLCPVHVKNTPQIHSLLRNSVPDRPISFNFAIRVSRGKIPVYRSLVVRAAGKKNHGGSNSSSSSSSSSGDGEHSIPEGDGAKRDDSSRDTTKSNDTSSHNSHRKPLDWREFRAFLCDLEKAETASTGSHNKDKDGAHLNSKPLGLKWAHPISSPENGCVLIATELLDGIRSFERTVVLLLRSGTRNPREGPFGIIINRPLPRRIKDMEPTNPNLRTTFAECSLHFGGVLETSTFLLRTEKKTKLPGFEEVVPGLYFGERNSLDDVAGLVKKGVLKPQDVKFFQGYVGWQFDQLKDEIESKGYWHIAACSANLVHGASMEGLWEEILQLMGGDYSELSRKPKQDM; encoded by the exons ATGGATTTATGTCCTGTGCATGTCAAGAACACGCCCCAAATCCACTCTTTGCTCAGAAATTCCGTTCCAGATCGGCCCATTTCGTTCAATTTCGCGATCAGAGTTTCGAGAGGGAAAATTCCCGTGTATCGGTCGTTGGTTGTGAGAGCTGCTGGAAAGAAGAATCACGGCGGTTCTaattcctcttcctcttcttcttcttcttcgg GGGATGGTGAGCACTCGATTCCAGAAGGAGATGGTGCGAAAAGAGACGATTCTTCACGAGATACCACCAAATCTAATGACACTAGCTCACATAATTCTCATCGTAAACCCTTGGACTGGAGAGAATTTAGAGCATTTCTCTGTGACCTGGAGAAG GCTGAAACTGCAAGCACCGGCTCTCACAACAAAGACAAAGACGGTGCTCATCTCAATTCAAAACCACTTGGTCTGAAGTGGGCCCACCCAATTTCATCACCAGAGAACGGCTGTGTTCTTATTGCCACAGAATTGCTTGACGGGATTCGCTCGTTTGAAAGAACAGTTGTTCTCCTCCTCAGATCTGGAACCAGGAATCCACGAGAGGGTCCATTCGGAATCATCATAAACCGCCCGCTTCCCAGGAGGATTAAAGACATGGAACCCACAAATCCCAATCTTCGAACGACATTTGCCGAATGCTCTTTGCATTTCGGTGGAGTTCTCGAGACAAGTACGTTCCTTTTGAGAACAGAGAAGAAAACCAAACTTCCCGGTTTTGAGGAGGTGGTCCCGGGTTTGTATTTTGGCGAACGAAACAGTTTGGATGACGTTGCTGGGTTGGTGAAGAAAGGGGTGCTTAAGCCTCAAGATGTAAAGTTCTTTCAGGGATACGTGGGGTGGCAATTTGATCAGTTGAAAGACGAAATAGAGTCGAAGGGTTATTGGCATATAGCTGCTTGTAGTGCGAATTTGGTACACGGGGCCTCGATGGAGGGTTTGTGGGAAGAGATTTTGCAGTTAATGGGTGGTGATTATTCAGAACTGAGCCGTAAGCCAAAGCAAGATATGTAG